Genomic DNA from Salvia miltiorrhiza cultivar Shanhuang (shh) chromosome 1, IMPLAD_Smil_shh, whole genome shotgun sequence:
ATGCACAATGATATGTACCATTGGCTTACTTGAGACTTTCTGTTGGCTGCATGTGGCTTTTTATCAATTCTCTTTCCGTGGTTGCTTTCTTCATACGCAACATCTGATGCTTGTTTTTTCATTGCCTATCCAGTTTCTGTTGCTGATTCCCCTTGAATTTCTTCGGTGGATTATCATATTGATTGCTGGTGCTGCATCAGCCAGCTTTGTCAGTTTGAACCTCAAGAATTACATACAAACCACTGATACGATGATTGTGGTTGTCTCTGCATTCGTGCTGCAAATGGGTTTGTCGATCTTCATCAAGATGTGGTTTTTCCCCTAGCTTGGTACTCACGTATGGTAAGGTGTCGTAGCTTTTTATGTTTGAATACAGAACTGGACTTGCAAGCCTTGTAAACGTTCTTTTCCACCGTTTAGCATATAGTTGGTTACTTGTGTATTTTAAGCAGTGGTGTCTGTATATTCTCAAATGCTTTTGGTTGGAACTTTGGAAGGATGCTGGTTTTTGGTCAACTGTCTTGCAATTACATTAATTGCCGCGTTTTTGCAAGGGCTCGTTTTTCTTTCGAGAACGGGATTGTGTAGATGGCTTACATGCCATATGATTTTACTGTTCGATGAATGTTTAATATATGTTTGGATTGATATATTCAGTCTTAGTAGGCCTTCAGCTgctatggttttttttttcttcacacTTTTTTTCCCAACCCAATCCCTTATCCACATTACCCAATATGTTAAGGTTGAAGAATCTAAAAGGGAAAATATctatttgtaattttatatttgcACTCATTATCAAAATTGTGTCGAACTTTGAATATATCATCAGACCAAATTTTGAGCACTTGAAAAATGCATGAACACAGTATTTAACATTTGCTAGGATGccaaaaatttgaattaatgATCAACTTTGCTATGAGTTGAATAAGTCatgtatcaaattaaaatcTTTCAATGATTATGCCACTTTAGATTACGAGTCCAAAGATTTTCTATCAAGAACAAtcaattttctttctttcatcACATTAACCATTGGCATTCATTTCTATATGATTGTCTAGCAAATTAATGACAAATTTGCTAGATGTCATTGTCACGAAATTAATTTGAGGAAAAGCTGATCCCATATGCAGCTCAGTtacaaaaaatcaaataagctaTTTCCATTTAGACTAATATGCCAAATGCACTTATTTAGTCGTTCAACACAATCACATCAGCTAATATCAAATCATTTTGACACAAAAACATAAGCTTCAACGATGCCAACATGTATAGTTCTGGCTAATCATAAGTTTAAAGCGAATCCGCAACTTTAAGAGGGCAAAATCAGATGGGAAGTATATAATTCATGCAGCTAACTTGTTCAGCAATGAATCCCAATCCATACTCCTTTCCTAATCTCTGAAGCTTAAGCCTCAACGAACTTCTTCAAGTTCTCCAGCCACCCGACGTACTCCCTGTTGTCCTTGTCCATCATGTACTCGTGCAAGAAATTTGTCGTGCTAggtttgattcctctgatttcaAGATACTTGTGGAAGGCTTTCTGCAGATTCTCATCCAAATCCCTGAGAAAATCAAACACCAAACCACGACTTTAGACACATTGCAAGGAAGTGCGGCAGCCACCAAACAACATTCCAAAAGATTAACCAAATATATATTAAGTCAAAAGTAAAACTCACCCAAAATCAGGTCCCTCGTATGCTATTTGATCCTCAGAGACCTCGGGATCCTTGATGCTCAAGCTATCAATAGTAATATCGTCAGCAGAAGCAGTGCAAGAAAACTCTAAGCTCGGTGCATTGGGCTTGGAGATTTTAACAACTATTGGTAAAAGAGATTCTGTTATCGCTTGCTGATCATCCTCATCATCGTCTTCCTTTTCATTCTCGTCATCTCCGGCAAGCTCAGGCATTTGGACTTCAACACTGATCTTTTCTCCATTATATTCTCTGATCAGTGTTATAGTCTGCTGTCCAGGTTGGTCTTCAATTTGGAAGGGGAAGGCTTCCGGAATCTCGATCTATAAAAACAAATCGAAATGGGAGAACAATTAAAATAAGCTCCTTTCAATCAAGCTTCTAAGTTGAGAAGACATACTACAAACAACGAACTTGAGTAATAAACAAAAATTCTTCAAGATCAAATTGATGGGCAACAAATCAACCACAGTGACAGATACCCTCATACCCCATTAGGTTTAATAAAAAGTTTTAACTATAACAATGCATTCTTAAATCTCAGGTAAAGTATGTCTTCATATCAAGCAAATCAAAATCTTACTTTAAAAAGGAAACTACAAAATTAGCAGCTCAATGATTCCCCATAGCTGAAGATCATTATAGTTGCAATAATACATTTCAAATGTGATAACAGAATACAAACCTAAAGCTACATATTGTCCTTGTCCCATACAGGGAGATCGTTAGCGAAATAATACTAgcatttcatcaaaatataaACGAAAAACTATATAAATTACGTATAAAATATTCCAGGTGCAGTAGATTGTTTCAACTTTCAAGTAAGACTACATGCAACAACTCAATAAACCCCATTCAGAATTGTCTAGATCTTCTCAAATGATTTCTCGCTCATTTTTGTAACAATTAATCAGAAATCGAACCTAATTGCAGTCAGCAAAATGTAGAATCTAATAATTCAAAAGAGACAACAAAAATTTCCTTTTAATTTCAGGGACGGTAAAATCTGAGAATCTAAAcgaaaaaatagaaattgaaaAAAGATCAGAAACCTCTTCTTCAGTCTGACTCTCGATAGCACACGTAAGCTCGGACTTGAGAACTCGGAGGAGCGACTCGTCCGATTTGGGCTTGTTGGAATGGTGGACAGCGACCGACGAAAATACCCTCGGTGAGAAATTGCGTGAAGGTTGATTGACGGCGGCGAGAACGGCTGCGCCTTGGCGGTGGTTGTGCAGGTACCTCTGACTTCCGGCGGAAGCCCTAATGGCCAAAGGTACGACTCTCGAAGCTCTGCGTATCACGTTGTTTAGGGCCATTTTTCGTGGAGATGGAGAGAGAAGGAGAAATGAGGGTTTTGTGAAGTGAGAGAAGCAGAGGCTTTTATCGAGGGTTTTAGGATGCTAGGGTTTTGTTGGGATATGGTTggcattaatttttttctttttcttttatttttaaggacggcgattttttttttttttttttatggcgATTGTTCTAtttgcgttctctttggttataaatttatcatgaaaaaatgaaggataaataaaatttcaccatttaaatccttcatttcttttcacaCATTTTCTACTTAACCCTACTCATTTCTCATTTACATTATAAAGGAAGGGTAacattatcacaccatttttagagggataatattatccctcatttatAGTGTAAATGATAAATGAATAAGGgttaagtaggaaatgtgggaaaagaaatgaatgatttaaatgataaaattttgtttatccttcatttttccatgataaatttacaaccaaaaagaACGCACCCTATAAGAGATAAAGAATTAAAGATAACAATGATAATATTGTGATTTGTACATCAAATTGTTGCCCTAATtttaacttaaaattaaattttaaaatatttaaaatttataataattaatgaaatgataactttaaattaaaaaaaataaaatttgaacatattttatgtatttagatataattagtatttattCTAAATATATTAGATAAAAAGGGATAGACCattaaaattttctaattagttaaaatattaaaacaaattatattttctaaatttagGGATATCTCTTCTAATGTAACTAAGAATATAATTTAggaattaaaagataaaaataatgagTAAAATAGCTTTAATCAATATTGCATCGTTTAAATGAAGATCAAATTCATTTTATAAgtttagaaatataaaattaatgagcAAGACCtttaacaattttatttaatgagCATTATTCTCTAGtcaaaaatttcattaaaatatgtTGATGCTTTTTAGTTTCTATTAGTCTAAAAAggtttttttaactttttattattttgttataaCTTCTTGTTTcgcaaaatatttatttcaaattacttttaataaaatttatgtcGTCCGTGCAAAATAAAATGGCATTGAAATGAAATTTTATAGTTAAAATTCATATTCTGATATTCACATGATACTGCAACATTAATGATGGGCATGATATTTCATACCCACGATGGATAGGCGAGCGATTCTATTGGTACCCAATTTGTTTGGATTAACTAATTTCATATAGATGATGAACAAACGAcattttgattaaaaaattatgaaatcgCAATTTATAGAAAATATTGGTTAATTggtttgtgaaaaaaaaaattacatttcaaaATTGTTAGATAAATTGTAAATGAAGAATTGCATTGCATGCTCTAGTTCTTCCAATTGCATTTTCTCTGTCAACACAATTTTGTTCTCTATTTAAGAATATCTCCTCAATTTCTTGATAGCAATTGTTTTATTCCAAGTAAAATCTGGAAAAATCAATCAATCCCAAAATAATAAACTCACATGCCAAAACATAATTTTGAACAATAACAATTTTGCAATACTATAGATAGATTTTGCAATATCCCCTCAATAAATTTTGCAATATTAAATATATGCAACACATCTAAGATTGAAGCTAAATGAGGGACTTCAGATGCTCTGCCTGTTTCCTGAATATGATCAACTTCTGTTCAGAAAGTCCAAATCTTTAAAAAAATGGTAATAATAATTCTTGAATTCAAGACATCTGGTTCAGAAATCTGATTCAGATAAAAGAAAACCTGCTCCACGCTCCACCCTTGTCACTCTCTATGTCATCCACTAAAGTAAAAGAATAGTATAAAAAAAGTTTAtactattctttttctttttctttttcttgagaGGTAATGGGCACAATTCCACAGTCATTTAAAGGAGAATTGTTTATTGCTTTTCCTCTGTTCGCAGCAGAAATAAAGAGAATTTAGTCAGTGATTAATGTGAATATTTCTGACAACGAGGAATCTACTGTCTTGTGTAAACAGCCCATCTCATAAAAATTCAATCTTTACCAGAACTACAAACTATTGTGCCTGTGGAAACAGCCCATCTCATAAAAATTCAATCTTTACCAGAATTACactactgtgtgtgtgtgtgtgagagagagagagagaggagagatgaaGGAGCTGTTTGGAAGCCCAGGGAGAAAAAGTGGGCTGATGTTAAGGGTTGGACAGTGTGTGTTTGCAGCTGCTTCAATTGGGGTTATGGCCTCTGCTACTGCCTTCTCTACTATTACTGCATTTTggtattctctctctctctctctctctctctctctctctctctctcttcccacCTCACCTTAGCTTAATTACTCTTATTTCCTTTAATAACAACAATAGCAGAAATTTTGCATTGGTTTTTTTAGATATTGAATTTTAGCATTATTGATGATATTTGGGCTACTGGTTTAGTATGGAATGATGATAGATAGATATTCTTCCTATGCAACAGCCTAGATTAGTTCATATATTTAGATCCATTTCTTTCAAGGGACAAGGAATCCTCAGATATCAGTATCATTTAGCTCCATTTCTTTCCATTTCATGGATTCCTCAAAAAATAGTACTTTTATGTGTGGGGGAAATTGTTCTATACAGAGCTATATATGCTTCTTTAGGTTATTTTAATCTTCATATAACTTTGTTCTTGTTATTAATTTCTGCATCAGCTTCCAATTTTTTTAATCTGATTCAAAATTACTGTAAATGTGAGCCTAATATCTTTGATGATTTTGAGTTTCCTTTTCTCCACTGTATTGGGAAATTGTACAATGTTCTACCCTTAGTTTTGTTATTTGCTTGATACATAACTTGAAGAAACATAGAGAAAAATACTAACATTTGATGGGCCTTTTATTGTCTTTACTCATTGTTTTGTTCTGGATTATTGTGAATAAATCGTTTATTCACAACGTTTGTTTCGTCTCTGAGAACTTCGTGAGCTTCGATATTTTCATGGAAAGGATTGGTTTACAACTGCAGTTCTCTTGCTCATTGGTGAACTTTCTCTACCAGTTACTTAATTGCATCAATGGGGCTTCAGGTTTTGTGGAGCTTCGGACTTGCCTGCCTCGACGTGCATGCTTTAAGGTCGAACAAGGATCTCTACAACCACATTCTCGTCAGCCTGTTTGTCGTTGGTGACTGGGTAACGCCTCTCTGAACCTTCgttttctcatatttttttcGCGCTAAAATCACATCTTCGATGAGATTGAGAGAATGACTCGTGTCACTTGAACAGATAACGTTGTTGTGCATAAGTTGAGTTCCTTTTGCTTCTCCTCTCTCGTTGGGGAGAACTCGAATCAAGAACTTTCGCTGCCTTTGTCATAAATGATTATACTTTTAGAACATAGAATCAAGAAGCCTAAAAGAGTTACACTTTGAGATTTTCTGCTAAACCTTGAGCTGCCTAAAAGAGTTACACTTCGAGATTTTTTGCTTTTCTCTCTAGCTAAATTTCAAGACAACATTTGCTATGTTTGTGATTATAAACTGAAATTTATGCATTCATATATTTTCATAGTTTAATGTCTTGATTTGTGCTATGTTTAACAATACAGCCTCAAAATATGAACTAATACTTGCTTCAAATAGGTAAACTGATGCATTTGCTGGCTAAACCTAGTTGATAGATTGTAAAGGAATCACTCCATTTATCTTCATTCTTCTCATTTTAGGCCTCAGTTCACATAAAAGGCGACTCCTCGTGTGAAATCATACGTAGGATTTCATCGTCTATCAAGATACTGAGACGGGTTGGAAATTTCTTGAACAAACTACCTAAACAGACTTGATTCTTGGATCCTCCAAGCATATCTATCCATATATAGGAAGTGTGACATTGCTCATTGCTTTTGCGATAAATAATTTGCAGGTGACTGCTACGCTGTCCCTGGCTGCTGCATGCTCGTCTGCAGGCGTGATCGTTCTGTTCACGAGAGATACGAGCATCTGCAGAGTGGAGACCAAATTCTCCTGTGGCATGTTTCAGATATCCATTGCTTTTGCTTTTGCTTCTTGGTTTCTTGTTTCCATATCTTCCTGCATCATGTTTTGGCTGGTGGCATCTATGTAGATTTAGACCATCTTTTTTGTGCATTGCTCCAACTCACTTTGTACATATTGTTCATT
This window encodes:
- the LOC131006014 gene encoding CASP-like protein 5B2 isoform X2; translated protein: MKELFGSPGRKSGLMLRVGQCVFAAASIGVMASATAFSTITAFCYLIASMGLQVLWSFGLACLDVHALRSNKDLYNHILVSLFVVGDWASVHIKGDSSCEIIRRISSSIKILRRVGNFLNKLPKQT
- the LOC131006014 gene encoding CASP-like protein 5B2 isoform X1 — its product is MKELFGSPGRKSGLMLRVGQCVFAAASIGVMASATAFSTITAFCYLIASMGLQVLWSFGLACLDVHALRSNKDLYNHILVSLFVVGDWVTATLSLAAACSSAGVIVLFTRDTSICRVETKFSCGMFQISIAFAFASWFLVSISSCIMFWLVASM
- the LOC131005983 gene encoding uncharacterized protein At2g39795, mitochondrial-like; translation: MALNNVIRRASRVVPLAIRASAGSQRYLHNHRQGAAVLAAVNQPSRNFSPRVFSSVAVHHSNKPKSDESLLRVLKSELTCAIESQTEEEIEIPEAFPFQIEDQPGQQTITLIREYNGEKISVEVQMPELAGDDENEKEDDDEDDQQAITESLLPIVVKISKPNAPSLEFSCTASADDITIDSLSIKDPEVSEDQIAYEGPDFGDLDENLQKAFHKYLEIRGIKPSTTNFLHEYMMDKDNREYVGWLENLKKFVEA